The following proteins are co-located in the Paenibacillus sp. JNUCC32 genome:
- the mciZ gene encoding Z-ring formation inhibitor MciZ has protein sequence MKSYKGDHSIHLVGQAWQIRIMLKQWQQQWGSETMIMDIISKSSKNIYENRSKN, from the coding sequence ATGAAAAGCTACAAAGGTGACCATTCGATACATTTGGTAGGACAGGCCTGGCAGATCCGGATTATGCTGAAGCAATGGCAGCAGCAATGGGGATCGGAAACGATGATTATGGATATTATTTCTAAGTCTTCTAAAAATATTTATGAAAATAGATCGAAAAATTAG
- a CDS encoding tetratricopeptide repeat protein — translation MRQLPIIETDPITNPPSTEYERGKWYKKRGYLEKALKSFKDAAQSATTDTTSSGWKEVDLSWLEYGLLSMRMRSYGKAEEAFRTVVLHSGAHAQEALNQWAALLLLQGIPDQTICERLLDETSSFPASNIMVGRSLYYIGAYPFASRCFAEQGSLYSDTCIMYVTCLIMTGQTSEAMQFIDSYLRDSTRQPRELPRPQGSEMAQLSRIRQLCEWSVQHSLPDRFIAMSEALELARTAISLSMISIAEHLLADSGERAYYALICFLYEEGYKGQAISKLHQLEALPLQDQDSYSFKVCFIAAEHLYDLGNYDEAASMLEQLRLASPGHTEARFGEAACYLQSALISLSARLEESYSSASARKEIELYLDNINAALHVVESTNWHTTWTPAQKRVETSPTMSFLN, via the coding sequence ATGCGACAACTACCTATTATTGAAACCGATCCGATTACAAATCCACCTTCAACTGAATATGAGCGCGGAAAATGGTACAAAAAACGCGGGTATCTTGAAAAGGCTCTGAAAAGCTTCAAGGATGCTGCACAATCCGCAACAACCGATACGACGAGCTCGGGATGGAAGGAAGTCGATTTAAGCTGGCTTGAGTACGGGCTATTAAGCATGCGAATGCGTTCCTACGGCAAGGCCGAGGAGGCTTTCAGAACCGTCGTGCTTCATTCCGGTGCCCACGCCCAAGAGGCGCTGAATCAATGGGCCGCACTCCTGCTTCTGCAAGGAATCCCGGATCAAACCATATGCGAACGGCTTTTGGACGAAACAAGCAGCTTTCCGGCATCCAATATCATGGTTGGCAGGTCTTTATATTATATCGGGGCTTACCCGTTTGCCTCCCGCTGCTTTGCTGAGCAGGGAAGTTTATATTCCGATACCTGTATCATGTACGTGACTTGCCTCATCATGACAGGTCAAACCTCTGAAGCCATGCAGTTCATAGACAGTTACCTTCGGGATTCCACCCGTCAGCCGCGGGAACTGCCGCGTCCGCAAGGATCCGAGATGGCTCAGCTAAGCCGAATCCGGCAGCTCTGCGAGTGGAGCGTCCAACATTCACTGCCTGACCGATTCATCGCCATGTCGGAGGCTTTGGAATTAGCTCGCACCGCCATATCGCTCAGCATGATCTCCATCGCCGAACATCTGCTTGCCGATAGCGGCGAACGTGCTTATTATGCTCTTATCTGTTTTCTTTATGAGGAAGGCTACAAGGGACAGGCAATTTCAAAGTTGCATCAATTGGAAGCGCTGCCTCTCCAGGATCAAGACAGCTACAGCTTCAAGGTATGTTTCATAGCTGCTGAGCATTTGTATGATCTGGGTAATTATGACGAGGCCGCATCCATGCTTGAGCAGCTCAGACTCGCTTCTCCCGGGCATACGGAGGCTCGCTTCGGCGAAGCCGCTTGTTATTTGCAGTCCGCGTTGATCTCCCTTTCCGCCCGTCTTGAGGAGAGCTATTCCTCTGCATCGGCAAGGAAGGAAATCGAGTTATACCTCGACAACATTAATGCCGCATTGCATGTTGTCGAGAGCACGAACTGGCACACCACCTGGACGCCTGCCCAAAAAAGGGTGGAGACCTCCCCGACGATGTCATTCCTGAATTAG
- a CDS encoding tripeptidase T: MISEERIIQEFMELVQVDSETKHEEEISKVLQHKFSGLGFEIIEDDAKEKTGHGAGNLIITWKADEAAQHAPKLLFTCHMDTVTPGKGIKPTLGDDGWIRSDGTTILGADDKAGIAALLEGIRVIQENNIPHGQVQFVITVGEESGLVGARALNPDVLDADIGFALDSNGELGSIAVAAPTQAKIKMIIKGKSAHAGVNPEDGISAIQVASKAIAKMKLGRIDKETTANIGKFQGGGATNIVCDFVQIDAEARSIVQEKVDKQVNDMREALETTVREYNANCEFISEIVYPAFSFNEHDEVVQLAQRAIGGLGLPTRTFRSGGGSDANIFNGLGIPTVNLAIGYQDIHTTQERIQASDLVKAAQIVVGIIQETAKA; the protein is encoded by the coding sequence GTGATCTCAGAAGAGCGTATCATTCAAGAGTTTATGGAACTGGTTCAAGTGGATAGCGAAACCAAACATGAAGAAGAGATCTCGAAAGTTCTCCAGCATAAATTTTCAGGTCTCGGCTTCGAAATCATAGAAGACGATGCCAAGGAAAAGACGGGGCACGGAGCAGGCAATCTGATTATTACCTGGAAAGCGGACGAGGCGGCCCAGCATGCGCCTAAGCTGCTTTTTACCTGCCATATGGATACCGTAACACCCGGGAAAGGCATCAAACCGACTCTAGGCGATGACGGTTGGATCCGAAGCGACGGAACGACCATCCTCGGGGCGGACGACAAAGCCGGCATCGCCGCTTTGCTGGAAGGCATTCGGGTCATTCAGGAAAATAACATTCCGCACGGGCAAGTCCAGTTTGTCATTACGGTAGGCGAAGAATCAGGGCTGGTCGGAGCGCGGGCGTTGAATCCCGATGTTTTGGATGCGGATATCGGCTTTGCGCTGGATTCCAACGGGGAGTTAGGTTCGATCGCGGTTGCCGCCCCGACCCAGGCGAAGATCAAAATGATCATTAAAGGCAAGTCTGCCCATGCCGGCGTAAATCCGGAGGACGGCATCAGTGCCATTCAAGTCGCGTCCAAAGCCATTGCCAAAATGAAGCTCGGACGCATCGATAAGGAGACCACGGCTAACATCGGCAAATTCCAGGGCGGAGGCGCTACGAATATCGTGTGCGACTTTGTTCAGATCGATGCCGAAGCACGCAGCATCGTTCAGGAAAAGGTCGATAAGCAAGTGAACGATATGCGTGAAGCGCTCGAAACCACGGTTCGTGAATACAATGCCAATTGCGAGTTCATTAGCGAGATCGTTTATCCGGCCTTCAGTTTCAATGAGCATGACGAGGTCGTCCAGCTTGCGCAGCGAGCCATCGGCGGATTGGGTTTGCCGACCCGTACGTTCCGGTCCGGCGGCGGCAGTGACGCCAATATTTTTAACGGCCTCGGCATTCCAACCGTCAATCTGGCGATTGGATATCAAGACATTCATACCACGCAGGAGCGCATTCAAGCTTCTGATTTGGTAAAGGCGGCGCAGATCGTGGTTGGAATTATCCAGGAAACGGCCAAAGCGTAG
- the prli42 gene encoding stressosome-associated protein Prli42 has translation MQRKKWFRIVIYLMLIAMVGSTLLVILEPLFLR, from the coding sequence ATGCAACGTAAAAAGTGGTTTCGAATTGTGATCTATCTCATGCTGATTGCCATGGTCGGATCAACGCTTCTGGTTATCCTGGAGCCTTTGTTCCTTCGCTAA
- the lipB gene encoding lipoyl(octanoyl) transferase LipB has product MNKPLEVSYTPIVDYGMAWELQKNHVSAIDQGERHESLMLLQHPPTYTMGSQRHPEHLLLSKEELEKQGIGLFEIDRGGDITYHGPGQLVGYPLLLLDGGKNLNLHGFLRDVEQVIIDYLASYDIEAGRKPEYTGVWVGDSKICAIGVKFNKCRRHRGFVTSHGFAFNIKSGIADAGFSGIIPCGIQEFGVTSLEDCTGRKFEVEEVAREIVPYFTRVFPYEAHWL; this is encoded by the coding sequence ATGAACAAACCGTTAGAAGTATCGTATACGCCGATTGTGGATTACGGCATGGCTTGGGAGCTTCAAAAAAATCATGTTTCCGCCATCGATCAGGGAGAGCGTCACGAGAGTCTGATGCTCCTCCAACATCCTCCGACCTATACGATGGGGTCACAGCGGCATCCGGAGCACCTGCTGCTTAGCAAAGAGGAGTTGGAGAAACAGGGCATCGGCCTGTTTGAAATCGATCGCGGCGGAGATATTACATATCATGGTCCCGGACAGCTTGTCGGGTATCCGCTGTTGCTGCTGGATGGCGGCAAGAATTTGAACCTCCACGGGTTTCTGCGCGACGTGGAGCAGGTCATCATCGATTACTTGGCATCATACGACATCGAAGCAGGCCGAAAACCCGAGTACACCGGTGTATGGGTAGGGGATTCGAAGATCTGCGCCATCGGCGTGAAATTCAACAAATGCCGCCGGCATCGCGGGTTTGTGACAAGCCATGGCTTTGCGTTTAACATTAAATCCGGGATCGCGGATGCGGGATTCTCGGGCATTATTCCATGCGGCATACAGGAATTCGGCGTAACTTCTCTGGAGGATTGCACGGGGCGGAAGTTCGAGGTAGAGGAAGTAGCCCGGGAGATCGTGCCTTACTTCACCCGGGTATTTCCGTATGAGGCTCACTGGCTGTAA
- a CDS encoding dihydrolipoamide acetyltransferase family protein yields the protein MSENQKLTDVTMPQLAESLVSATIAKWLKKPGDSIEQYEPICEVITDKVNAEIPSTLDGVMGDILAQEGQTVNVGDIICRIAVASGEGTAPSPQPAAAASANPQQGAGSEEGSMRFRYSPAVQTLAAEHQIDLSKVQGSGMGGRITRKDVLAYIEKGGAAQGQGAPAGSASFPSAQAQREAVQPSGSSPFQGLQHQTPAEPSPPLGTAIPDVRHSGLHLTESPKIPTIEVEGMEGGRSEYFIDVTPMRNAIARNMRQSVTEIPHAWTMIEVDVTNIVLLRNQLKDEFKRKEGVNLTYLAFLLKAVVNAIKDYPIMNSFWAVDKIVVKRDINLSLAVGTEDSVLTPVIHRADQKNIAGLAREIEDLARKTREGKLKLDDMQGGTFTVNNTGSFGSILSYPIINYPQAAILTFESIVKKPVVINDMIAVRSMANLCLSLDHRILDGVICGRFLQRVKDNLEGYTLDTKLY from the coding sequence ATGTCCGAAAATCAGAAATTGACCGATGTTACGATGCCTCAGCTGGCAGAATCCCTTGTATCTGCGACCATTGCCAAGTGGCTGAAGAAGCCCGGGGATTCCATTGAGCAATATGAACCGATTTGTGAAGTGATTACCGATAAAGTCAATGCCGAGATTCCATCCACGCTGGACGGCGTCATGGGCGATATTCTTGCCCAGGAAGGCCAAACCGTCAATGTTGGCGATATTATTTGCCGGATCGCGGTCGCTTCGGGAGAAGGGACCGCGCCTTCGCCCCAACCGGCAGCAGCAGCTTCGGCGAATCCGCAGCAGGGTGCAGGCAGCGAGGAAGGCTCGATGCGTTTCCGATACTCGCCTGCCGTGCAGACTCTGGCCGCGGAACATCAGATCGATCTTTCGAAGGTGCAGGGATCTGGCATGGGCGGAAGAATAACCCGTAAGGACGTATTGGCTTATATCGAAAAAGGGGGAGCAGCCCAAGGCCAAGGCGCTCCTGCCGGATCGGCGTCTTTCCCTAGCGCGCAAGCGCAAAGAGAAGCAGTGCAGCCGAGCGGGTCTTCGCCGTTTCAAGGGCTGCAGCATCAGACGCCTGCAGAACCGTCGCCTCCTCTGGGCACAGCCATTCCGGATGTGCGCCATTCGGGGCTGCATTTGACGGAATCGCCGAAAATTCCGACCATTGAAGTGGAGGGCATGGAAGGCGGAAGATCGGAATACTTCATTGATGTAACGCCGATGCGGAATGCCATTGCCCGAAACATGCGACAAAGCGTTACGGAAATACCGCATGCCTGGACGATGATCGAAGTCGACGTGACCAACATCGTGCTGCTGCGCAATCAATTGAAGGATGAGTTCAAACGCAAGGAAGGGGTTAATTTAACATACCTGGCCTTTTTGCTGAAAGCCGTAGTGAACGCCATTAAAGATTATCCGATCATGAATTCGTTCTGGGCCGTGGATAAAATCGTGGTGAAGCGCGATATCAATCTGTCCTTGGCCGTCGGAACGGAGGATTCCGTGCTGACGCCGGTCATCCACCGTGCCGATCAGAAGAATATCGCGGGTCTTGCGAGAGAGATCGAGGATCTAGCGCGCAAGACACGTGAAGGCAAGCTGAAGCTGGACGATATGCAGGGCGGTACCTTTACGGTTAACAATACGGGGTCCTTCGGCTCGATTCTGTCCTATCCGATCATCAATTATCCGCAGGCTGCGATTCTGACATTTGAATCCATCGTGAAAAAGCCGGTGGTCATCAATGACATGATCGCGGTTCGTTCCATGGCAAACCTGTGTTTGTCCCTGGATCATCGGATTTTGGACGGGGTGATCTGCGGGCGATTCCTCCAGCGCGTCAAAGACAATCTGGAAGGCTACACCCTGGATACGAAGCTCTATTAA